The Streptomyces seoulensis genome contains a region encoding:
- the glgX gene encoding glycogen debranching protein GlgX has translation MPVWSGHPYPLGASYDGQGTNFALFSEVAERVELVLVDDAGAETSVPLNEVDGFVWHGHLPGVGPGQRYGYRVHGPWQPSLGHRCNPAKLLLDPYARAIDGQTDNDPSLYERDPHGPAPADSAGHSMLGVVTDPYFDWGDDRPPGRPYSESVIYETHVRGLTRTHPDVPERLRGTYAGLAHPAVTGHLTSLGVTAVELMPVHQFAQDGVLRDRGLSNYWGYNTIGFFAPHNAYAALGSRGQQVNEFKAMVKAMHAAGLEVILDVVYNHTAEGNEMGPTLSFRGIDNASYYRLVDGDWAHYYDTTGTGNSLLMRHPYVLQLIMDSLRYWVTEMHVDGFRFDLAATLARQFHEVDRLSAFFDLIQQDPVISRVKLIAEPWDLGEGGYQVGNFPQLWSEWNGKYRDAVRDFWRAEPGSLGEFASRLTGSSDLYQASNRRPRASVNFVTAHDGFTLRDLVSYNDKHNEANGEGNRDGESDNRSWNCGAEGDTDDPAVLELRARQQRNLLATLLLSQGIPMLGHGDELGRTQGGNNNAYCQDSEVSWVDWDLDPEQRALADFTRRLIGLRAEHPVLRRRRFFRGEERAAKRKQPLPDLIWLRPDAREMTDQDWRRGDAHSVGVFLNGDAIAERDAYGRRVVDDSFLLLLNGYWEPVDFRLPAASYGDRWTTLIDTADPEGVPDERERKAGTRLPVESRSLILLSRPSRDG, from the coding sequence TGAACGAGGTCGACGGCTTCGTCTGGCACGGCCATCTGCCCGGCGTCGGTCCCGGCCAGCGCTACGGCTACCGGGTGCACGGTCCCTGGCAGCCCTCCCTCGGCCACCGCTGCAACCCGGCCAAGCTGCTGCTCGACCCGTACGCGCGGGCCATAGACGGCCAGACGGACAACGACCCCTCGCTCTACGAGCGCGACCCGCACGGCCCGGCACCCGCCGACAGCGCCGGGCACTCGATGCTGGGCGTCGTCACCGACCCCTACTTCGACTGGGGCGACGACCGCCCGCCGGGCCGCCCCTACTCCGAGTCCGTCATCTACGAGACCCATGTGCGCGGCCTGACCCGCACCCACCCCGACGTGCCGGAGCGGCTGCGCGGCACCTACGCGGGGCTGGCGCACCCCGCGGTCACCGGGCATCTGACCTCGCTCGGCGTCACCGCGGTCGAGCTGATGCCGGTCCACCAGTTCGCACAGGACGGTGTGCTGCGCGACCGGGGCCTGTCGAACTACTGGGGCTACAACACCATCGGCTTCTTCGCCCCGCACAACGCCTACGCCGCCCTCGGCTCGCGCGGCCAGCAGGTCAACGAGTTCAAGGCCATGGTCAAGGCGATGCACGCGGCCGGCCTGGAAGTCATCCTCGACGTGGTCTACAACCACACCGCCGAGGGCAACGAGATGGGCCCCACCCTCTCCTTCCGGGGCATCGACAACGCCTCGTACTACCGCCTGGTCGACGGCGACTGGGCGCACTACTACGACACCACGGGCACCGGCAACAGCCTGCTGATGCGGCACCCCTACGTGCTCCAGCTCATCATGGACTCGCTGCGGTACTGGGTGACCGAGATGCACGTCGACGGGTTCCGCTTCGACCTCGCGGCGACCCTCGCCCGGCAGTTCCACGAGGTGGACCGGCTCTCGGCGTTCTTCGACCTGATCCAGCAGGACCCGGTGATCAGCCGCGTCAAGCTCATCGCCGAGCCGTGGGACCTGGGGGAGGGCGGCTACCAGGTCGGCAACTTCCCCCAGCTGTGGTCGGAGTGGAACGGCAAGTACCGGGACGCCGTACGGGACTTCTGGCGGGCCGAACCCGGCTCGCTCGGTGAGTTCGCCTCCCGGCTCACCGGCTCCTCCGACCTCTACCAGGCCAGCAACCGCAGGCCCCGGGCCAGCGTCAACTTCGTCACCGCGCACGACGGTTTCACCCTGCGCGACCTCGTGTCGTACAACGACAAGCACAACGAGGCCAACGGCGAGGGCAACCGGGACGGCGAGAGCGACAACCGGTCCTGGAACTGCGGCGCCGAGGGCGACACCGACGACCCGGCCGTGCTCGAACTGCGGGCCCGTCAGCAGCGCAACCTGCTGGCCACCCTGCTGCTCAGCCAGGGCATCCCGATGCTCGGCCACGGCGACGAACTCGGCCGCACCCAGGGCGGCAACAACAACGCCTACTGCCAGGACAGCGAGGTCTCCTGGGTCGACTGGGACCTCGACCCCGAGCAGCGCGCCCTGGCCGACTTCACCCGGCGCCTGATCGGCCTGCGCGCGGAGCACCCCGTGCTGCGCCGGCGCCGGTTCTTCCGGGGGGAGGAGCGCGCGGCCAAGCGCAAGCAGCCGCTGCCCGACCTGATCTGGCTGCGGCCCGACGCGCGCGAGATGACCGACCAGGACTGGCGGCGCGGCGACGCGCACTCGGTGGGCGTCTTCCTCAACGGCGACGCCATCGCCGAGCGCGACGCCTACGGCCGCCGGGTCGTCGACGACTCCTTCCTGCTGCTCCTCAACGGCTACTGGGAGCCCGTCGACTTCCGGCTGCCCGCCGCGTCCTACGGCGACCGCTGGACGACCCTGATCGACACCGCGGACCCCGAGGGCGTCCCCGACGAGCGCGAGCGCAAGGCGGGCACCCGGCTCCCGGTCGAGTCGCGCAGCCTGATCCTGCTGTCGAGACCCTCCCGCGACGGCTGA
- a CDS encoding VOC family protein has product MNHDTSVSGGPRKKKDAVSTHSVFGAPCWVSLTSRDLDTTEGFYSAVLGWRWRGAKLGDHFRIALADGVPVAGIAAVAGMWQTAVAWTPYFAVPDADVAVSRVRERGGTAAVGPLSFPPGRGALLADRDGATFGIWQGELFSDWESWQRSAPAFIRLHTRNAFDSAIFYGEVLDWATGKPGCCEVEYEGGEVVLRSQGNVVARIDSGAVEAAPDPSVRPHWQIHFSVEDVARCARSAEKHGGSVLSESEREAVLRDPDGAQFTVTSRDPR; this is encoded by the coding sequence ATGAATCACGACACATCCGTCAGCGGTGGACCGAGGAAGAAGAAGGACGCCGTCTCGACGCACTCCGTCTTCGGCGCCCCCTGCTGGGTGAGCCTGACCAGCCGCGACCTGGACACCACCGAGGGCTTCTACAGCGCGGTGCTGGGCTGGCGCTGGCGTGGCGCCAAGCTGGGCGACCACTTCCGGATCGCGCTCGCGGACGGCGTGCCGGTCGCGGGGATCGCCGCGGTCGCCGGCATGTGGCAGACGGCGGTGGCCTGGACGCCGTACTTCGCCGTCCCCGACGCCGATGTCGCGGTCTCACGCGTCCGGGAACGGGGCGGCACGGCGGCGGTGGGCCCGCTGTCCTTCCCGCCCGGCCGGGGCGCGCTGCTCGCCGACCGGGACGGGGCCACGTTCGGCATCTGGCAGGGCGAGCTGTTCTCCGACTGGGAGTCCTGGCAGCGCTCCGCCCCCGCGTTCATCCGCCTGCACACCCGCAACGCCTTCGACTCCGCGATCTTCTACGGCGAGGTGCTGGACTGGGCCACCGGGAAGCCCGGCTGCTGCGAGGTCGAGTACGAGGGCGGCGAGGTGGTGCTGCGCAGCCAGGGCAATGTGGTGGCACGGATCGACTCCGGCGCGGTGGAGGCGGCCCCGGACCCCTCGGTGCGGCCGCACTGGCAGATCCATTTCTCGGTCGAGGACGTGGCGCGCTGCGCCCGCAGCGCCGAGAAGCACGGCGGCAGCGTGCTGAGTGAGAGCGAGCGGGAGGCGGTCCTGCGGGACCCGGACGGGGCCCAGTTCACGGTGACCTCGCGCGACCCGCGCTGA
- a CDS encoding RNA polymerase sigma factor SigF: MSVTGSTRTHPHDDAPDTAHAFERLAGLTEGPERTALRDELVRLWLPMAERIAVRFRGRGESLEDLYQVAALGLVKAVDHYDPERGRAFEAYAVPTITGEIKRHFRDHMWTLHVPRRVQDLRNRVRNAGKELAQTIPGRPPTVAELAAHTRLSEDEVRTGMEALECFSALSLDADVAGTDGYALGDSLGEPDPGFDLVVDRAAVKPCLAALPERERTILYLRFFRGMTQSGIAEQLGISQMHVSRLLSGCFDRLREELLTETG, encoded by the coding sequence ATGTCTGTAACTGGCAGCACGAGAACCCACCCTCACGATGACGCCCCCGACACGGCCCATGCCTTCGAGCGGCTCGCCGGCCTGACCGAGGGTCCCGAGCGCACGGCGCTCAGGGACGAGCTGGTGCGGCTGTGGCTGCCCATGGCGGAGCGGATCGCCGTCCGGTTCCGCGGCCGCGGCGAGTCCCTGGAGGATCTGTACCAGGTCGCGGCCCTGGGCCTGGTGAAGGCCGTGGACCACTACGACCCGGAGCGCGGTCGCGCCTTCGAGGCGTACGCGGTGCCCACGATCACCGGGGAGATCAAACGTCACTTCAGGGACCACATGTGGACCCTGCACGTGCCGCGCCGGGTGCAGGACCTGCGCAACCGGGTCCGCAACGCCGGCAAGGAACTGGCCCAGACCATTCCGGGCCGTCCCCCCACCGTGGCCGAGCTGGCCGCGCACACCCGGCTCAGCGAGGACGAGGTGCGCACCGGCATGGAGGCCCTGGAGTGCTTCTCCGCGCTGTCCCTCGACGCAGACGTGGCGGGCACGGACGGGTACGCCCTCGGTGACTCCCTGGGCGAGCCCGACCCCGGCTTCGACCTCGTGGTGGACCGGGCCGCCGTCAAGCCGTGTCTCGCGGCGCTGCCCGAGCGTGAGCGCACCATCCTCTACCTGCGGTTCTTCCGCGGTATGACGCAGAGCGGGATCGCGGAGCAGCTCGGGATATCGCAGATGCACGTCTCCCGGCTGCTGAGCGGCTGCTTCGACCGGCTGCGCGAGGAACTGCTCACCGAGACCGGCTGA
- a CDS encoding NPP1 family protein, with product MGSFTSRRRRGRWIATLTGAATLVIAFPAAAFAAPPLALPVNATAEELKYQPAFDYDTDGCYSTPAIGTDGTINPGLNPTGALNGNCRDASDLDNTNGYSRAKCNNGWCGYLYGLYFEKDQALPGSSLGGHRNDWEHVVVWVQDGQTRYVSTSNHGSFTVHPVSEVRFEGTHAKVVYHKDGISTHCFRLASSNDEPPENHKHTWQYPALVGWDGYPPGLRDKLTTYDFGSANFGLKDASFASHLASAKPSGIPFDPNA from the coding sequence GTGGGTTCGTTCACGTCCCGCCGACGGCGTGGCAGATGGATCGCCACGCTCACCGGTGCCGCCACGCTCGTGATCGCCTTCCCGGCCGCGGCCTTCGCCGCTCCCCCGCTCGCCCTCCCGGTCAACGCCACGGCCGAGGAGCTGAAGTACCAGCCGGCGTTCGACTACGACACCGACGGCTGCTACTCGACGCCCGCGATAGGCACCGACGGCACGATCAACCCCGGCCTGAACCCGACCGGCGCGCTCAACGGCAACTGCCGTGACGCCTCGGACCTGGACAACACCAACGGCTACTCGCGCGCCAAGTGCAACAACGGCTGGTGCGGCTATCTGTACGGGCTGTACTTCGAGAAGGACCAGGCGCTGCCCGGCAGCAGCCTCGGCGGCCACCGCAACGACTGGGAGCACGTGGTGGTGTGGGTGCAGGACGGGCAGACACGGTACGTGTCGACGTCCAACCACGGCTCCTTCACCGTGCACCCGGTCTCCGAGGTCCGCTTCGAGGGCACGCACGCCAAGGTCGTCTACCACAAGGACGGCATCAGCACGCACTGCTTCCGGCTGGCCAGCAGCAACGACGAGCCGCCGGAGAACCACAAGCACACCTGGCAGTACCCGGCGCTGGTCGGCTGGGACGGCTACCCGCCCGGCCTGCGCGACAAGTTGACCACCTATGACTTCGGCAGCGCCAACTTCGGCCTGAAGGACGCCAGTTTCGCCTCGCACCTGGCGTCCGCGAAGCCGTCCGGCATCCCCTTCGACCCGAACGCCTGA
- a CDS encoding ATP-dependent DNA ligase translates to MLATPGTLPPPAQDARWAYETKQDGQRVMVYLPGDGTLLLRARSGEDITAAYPELGPLAGALGTTPAVLDGEVLALDAEGRADFQALQNRMGLAHTPTLAAHRAARAPVHLVLFDVPYLAGPQSATPYARRRALLEGLGLGGPRWSVPGAVVGHGAEALRVTREHGLEGVVCKRLDSVYEPGTRSRNWIKIRNIRSADVIVGGWLPGRGRLSGLPGAVLVGQRAGGRLVYAGRVGTGWSEGERTELAALLAAAASDRCPFDPVPRIPGARWVLPRLVGEVGFSTRTRAGLLRQPSWLRLRPDLTPEESAADLPDGP, encoded by the coding sequence ATGCTCGCCACCCCCGGCACCCTGCCGCCTCCTGCCCAGGACGCGCGCTGGGCGTACGAGACCAAGCAGGACGGGCAGCGGGTGATGGTGTACCTGCCCGGCGACGGAACCCTGCTGCTGCGCGCCCGCTCCGGGGAGGACATCACGGCCGCCTATCCCGAACTCGGGCCGTTGGCCGGTGCCCTGGGGACCACCCCCGCCGTCCTGGACGGCGAGGTGCTGGCGCTCGACGCGGAGGGCCGGGCCGACTTCCAGGCGCTGCAGAACCGGATGGGCCTCGCACACACTCCGACCCTGGCGGCGCACCGGGCCGCGCGGGCACCGGTCCACCTGGTGCTGTTCGACGTGCCCTATCTCGCCGGCCCGCAGTCGGCGACCCCGTACGCGCGGCGGCGGGCGCTACTGGAGGGGCTGGGTCTGGGCGGTCCGCGCTGGTCGGTGCCGGGCGCCGTGGTGGGGCACGGCGCGGAGGCGCTGCGGGTCACGCGGGAGCACGGCCTGGAGGGGGTCGTGTGCAAGCGGCTGGACTCGGTGTACGAGCCGGGGACGCGGTCCCGGAACTGGATCAAGATCCGGAACATCCGGAGCGCCGATGTGATCGTCGGCGGCTGGCTGCCCGGCAGGGGGCGCCTGTCCGGACTGCCCGGCGCGGTGCTGGTCGGGCAGCGGGCCGGGGGCCGGCTGGTGTACGCGGGCCGGGTGGGCACCGGCTGGAGCGAGGGCGAGCGCACCGAGCTGGCCGCGCTGCTGGCGGCCGCCGCGAGCGACCGGTGCCCCTTCGACCCCGTTCCCCGGATTCCGGGCGCGCGGTGGGTGCTGCCCCGGCTGGTCGGCGAGGTCGGATTCAGCACCCGGACGCGGGCGGGGCTGCTGCGCCAGCCGAGCTGGCTGCGGCTGCGCCCGGACCTCACCCCGGAGGAGTCGGCGGCGGACCTCCCCGACGGTCCCTGA
- a CDS encoding DoxX family protein yields the protein MPPRSPLLLAGLLASAGIAHFAAPKVFDGLVPRALPGSPRTWTYASGVAELALAAGVAVPATRPLAAKAAAAFFVGVFPANVKMAVDWRHRPAPQRAASLARLPLQVPLVLWARGVARNPKGQS from the coding sequence GTGCCCCCACGCTCACCCCTGCTGCTCGCCGGACTGCTGGCCTCGGCCGGGATCGCCCACTTCGCTGCCCCGAAGGTGTTCGACGGGCTCGTCCCCCGCGCCCTGCCCGGCTCGCCCCGCACCTGGACCTACGCCAGCGGAGTCGCGGAACTCGCCCTCGCCGCCGGGGTCGCCGTGCCCGCCACCCGCCCGCTGGCCGCGAAGGCCGCGGCCGCCTTCTTCGTGGGGGTCTTCCCCGCCAATGTGAAGATGGCCGTCGACTGGCGGCACCGGCCCGCCCCGCAACGCGCCGCCTCCCTCGCCCGGCTGCCCCTCCAGGTGCCGCTGGTGCTGTGGGCCCGAGGCGTCGCCCGTAACCCGAAGGGACAGTCATGA
- a CDS encoding peroxiredoxin gives MSLQVGDSVEDFTLPDETGTERRLTELLADGPVVLFFYPAALTAGCTAEACHFRDLAAEFAAAGGRPVGISGDSVERQQEFSGRHTLGMPLLSDADGAIRERFGVRRGFSLAPTKRVTFVIGQDRTVLEVVRSELRMNTHADRALAALRTAKG, from the coding sequence ATGAGCCTCCAAGTGGGCGACAGCGTCGAGGACTTCACGCTGCCGGACGAGACCGGAACCGAACGGCGGCTGACGGAGCTGCTGGCCGACGGCCCCGTGGTGCTGTTCTTCTACCCGGCCGCCCTCACCGCCGGCTGCACGGCGGAGGCGTGCCACTTCCGCGACCTGGCGGCCGAGTTCGCCGCGGCCGGGGGCCGGCCCGTGGGGATCAGCGGCGACAGCGTGGAGCGGCAGCAGGAGTTCTCCGGGCGCCACACCCTGGGCATGCCCCTGCTCTCCGACGCCGACGGGGCGATCCGCGAGCGCTTCGGCGTCAGGCGAGGCTTCTCGCTCGCCCCCACCAAGCGGGTCACCTTCGTCATCGGGCAGGACCGCACGGTCCTGGAGGTCGTCCGCAGCGAACTGCGCATGAACACCCACGCGGACCGGGCGCTGGCGGCGCTGCGCACCGCGAAGGGCTGA
- a CDS encoding TauD/TfdA dioxygenase family protein produces the protein MTTDSTSAERPVRIQGVEVQPVAGHIGAEITGVDLAAPLDDSLVALIRDAMLRWKVVFFRGQRLDHAGHVAFARRFGEPVVLRRRGSASPEGFPEVETTADRLELGGRFGMEHEEWLRRRRHTLLRGWHCDHGARIDPPAATILRAESVPPYGGDTTWANLAAAYAGLSAPVRAFADGLRAEHRLGVGYQPRPGDDAYMRHLLDRQVASEHPLVRVHPETGERVLFVNGYYLEQISGVSRPESAALLEMLLEQVVRPEYTVRFRWEPGSVAFWDNRATVHLAPSDNVHPDHPRIMHRVMLAGDVPVGVDGIASKPLAGTEPGRW, from the coding sequence ATGACGACCGACAGCACCTCGGCGGAGCGGCCCGTACGCATCCAGGGCGTGGAGGTGCAGCCGGTCGCCGGGCACATCGGCGCCGAGATCACCGGCGTCGACCTCGCCGCACCGCTCGACGACTCCCTCGTGGCGCTGATCAGGGACGCGATGCTGCGCTGGAAGGTGGTGTTCTTCCGCGGCCAGCGGCTCGACCACGCCGGACACGTCGCCTTCGCCCGCCGCTTCGGCGAACCCGTCGTGCTGCGCAGGCGCGGCAGCGCCTCGCCGGAGGGGTTCCCCGAGGTGGAGACCACCGCCGACCGGCTGGAGCTGGGCGGACGGTTCGGCATGGAGCACGAGGAGTGGCTGCGCCGGCGCCGGCACACCCTGCTGCGCGGCTGGCACTGCGACCACGGCGCCCGGATCGACCCGCCCGCCGCGACCATCCTGCGCGCCGAGAGCGTGCCTCCGTACGGCGGCGACACCACCTGGGCCAACCTGGCCGCCGCCTACGCGGGTCTCTCCGCGCCGGTGCGGGCGTTCGCCGACGGGCTGCGGGCCGAGCACCGGCTCGGTGTCGGCTACCAGCCCCGGCCCGGCGACGATGCCTACATGCGCCATCTGCTGGACCGGCAGGTCGCCTCCGAACACCCCCTGGTGCGGGTGCACCCGGAGACGGGAGAGCGGGTGCTGTTCGTCAACGGCTACTACCTGGAGCAGATCTCCGGCGTCTCCCGCCCGGAGAGCGCCGCCCTGCTGGAGATGCTGCTGGAGCAGGTGGTGCGGCCCGAGTACACCGTCCGCTTCCGCTGGGAGCCCGGCAGCGTCGCCTTCTGGGACAACCGGGCCACCGTGCACCTCGCGCCCAGCGACAACGTCCACCCCGACCATCCCCGGATCATGCACCGGGTGATGCTCGCGGGCGACGTCCCCGTGGGCGTGGACGGCATCGCCTCCAAGCCGCTGGCGGGCACCGAGCCCGGACGGTGGTGA
- a CDS encoding LLM class flavin-dependent oxidoreductase, producing the protein MTEEVVAPMSRPLRKLGFLTIGLFDEADPGRGHATTLELIELGERLGFDSAWVRHRHLQYGISSPVAVLAAASQRTRRIELGTAVIPLGWENPLRLAEDLATVDVLSGGRLNAGVSVGPPMHYDQVKEALYPASADTEDFGYGRVERLLGFVRGEKASGFSGTEGIETFAERVQPHSPGLAGRMWYGGGSLGSARWAGEQGVNLLTSSVVKAGDADGVPDFAAIQLAQIREFRAHHPDGEAARVSQGLVVIPTDSATEEQRARYTAYAAGRLPRTAAPQGPARLLFAPDLVGTSEELAGRLRAHAAFREVDEVAFALPFSLGHEDYVQILTDMATRLGPALGWRPGG; encoded by the coding sequence ATGACCGAGGAGGTCGTGGCGCCCATGTCCCGTCCGCTGCGCAAGCTGGGGTTCCTGACGATCGGTCTGTTCGACGAGGCCGATCCGGGCCGGGGGCACGCGACCACGCTGGAGCTGATCGAGCTGGGCGAGCGGCTCGGCTTCGACAGCGCCTGGGTCCGCCACCGGCACCTCCAGTACGGGATCTCCTCGCCGGTCGCCGTGCTGGCGGCGGCCTCGCAGCGCACCCGGCGCATCGAGCTGGGCACGGCGGTGATCCCGCTCGGCTGGGAGAACCCTCTGCGGCTCGCCGAAGACCTGGCCACGGTCGACGTGCTGTCCGGCGGCCGGCTGAACGCGGGCGTCAGCGTGGGCCCGCCGATGCACTACGACCAGGTCAAGGAGGCGCTGTACCCCGCCTCGGCCGACACCGAGGACTTCGGCTACGGCCGGGTCGAGCGGCTGCTCGGCTTCGTCCGGGGCGAGAAGGCGAGCGGCTTCAGCGGGACCGAGGGCATCGAGACCTTCGCCGAGCGGGTCCAGCCGCACTCCCCCGGCCTGGCGGGCCGCATGTGGTACGGGGGCGGCAGCCTCGGTTCGGCCCGCTGGGCGGGCGAGCAGGGCGTGAACCTGCTGACCAGCAGCGTCGTCAAGGCCGGGGACGCGGACGGCGTACCGGACTTCGCCGCGATCCAGCTCGCCCAGATCCGCGAGTTCCGCGCCCACCATCCGGACGGCGAGGCGGCGCGGGTCTCGCAGGGTCTGGTGGTGATCCCGACCGACTCCGCGACCGAGGAGCAGCGCGCCCGCTACACGGCATACGCGGCCGGGCGGCTGCCTCGTACGGCGGCCCCGCAGGGTCCGGCGCGGCTGCTGTTCGCACCGGACCTGGTCGGCACGTCCGAGGAGCTGGCCGGGCGGCTGCGCGCGCACGCCGCGTTCCGGGAGGTGGACGAGGTGGCGTTCGCGCTGCCGTTCTCCCTCGGGCACGAGGACTACGTCCAGATCCTCACCGACATGGCGACCCGGCTGGGCCCGGCTCTGGGCTGGCGGCCGGGAGGCTAG
- a CDS encoding low temperature requirement protein A, with product MSVAESPRLRREVSPLELFYDLVFVFAVSQLSHHLLEHLNGRGAAETAVLLVAVFGTWVFISFEATFLDIDRSVTRWMVVIAMGLGLYMNAALPAAFADRQWAFVVPLLATLFFAAGVTAAAGRGEALREHFRRTLVWMAMAAPLWIVGACAGSGPRLWWWLAAALVDLTGNWLAHPLPGRVLGSRQLGFDADHMVERLRLFFIILLGETVLTTGRALAEAPVEWSTILAAAGVFTALVCLWAMYFGGGEDVFATAVATTTDRLRSVRLGVNSAYVVLAALVAMAVGSELVIGHPLGHGSVTLALLLFGGLALYLAATAWFFRATAHGAWTERLLAGAACVPAAVAAVRLPPLASVALLDLILLVTVTALTRSHRRLVSSLREAAAS from the coding sequence ATGAGCGTGGCCGAGTCACCCCGACTGCGGCGGGAGGTGTCGCCGCTGGAGCTCTTCTACGACCTCGTCTTCGTCTTCGCGGTGTCGCAGCTCTCCCACCATCTGCTGGAACACCTGAACGGGCGGGGCGCGGCGGAGACGGCGGTGCTGCTCGTCGCCGTCTTCGGCACCTGGGTGTTCATCAGTTTCGAGGCGACGTTCCTCGACATCGACCGGAGTGTCACCCGGTGGATGGTCGTCATCGCCATGGGTCTGGGGCTCTACATGAACGCGGCGCTCCCCGCCGCCTTCGCCGACCGGCAGTGGGCGTTCGTGGTGCCGCTGCTGGCGACCCTGTTCTTCGCGGCCGGGGTGACGGCGGCGGCCGGGCGCGGGGAGGCGCTGCGCGAGCACTTCCGGCGGACCCTGGTGTGGATGGCGATGGCGGCCCCGCTGTGGATCGTCGGGGCGTGTGCCGGGTCCGGGCCGCGGCTGTGGTGGTGGCTGGCGGCGGCGCTGGTCGACCTGACCGGGAACTGGCTGGCGCATCCGCTGCCGGGGCGGGTGCTGGGCAGCCGTCAGCTCGGCTTCGACGCGGACCACATGGTGGAGCGGCTGCGGCTGTTCTTCATCATCCTGCTGGGCGAGACGGTGCTGACCACCGGGCGCGCGCTGGCCGAGGCCCCGGTGGAGTGGTCCACGATCCTCGCGGCGGCGGGTGTCTTCACGGCGCTGGTGTGCCTGTGGGCGATGTACTTCGGCGGCGGCGAGGACGTGTTCGCCACGGCCGTCGCCACCACGACCGACCGACTGCGCTCGGTGCGGCTGGGCGTGAACAGCGCCTACGTGGTGCTGGCGGCGCTGGTCGCCATGGCGGTGGGCAGCGAGCTGGTCATCGGGCACCCGCTGGGCCACGGGTCGGTCACCCTCGCTCTGCTGCTCTTCGGCGGGCTCGCGCTCTACCTCGCTGCCACGGCGTGGTTCTTCCGGGCCACGGCCCACGGCGCCTGGACCGAACGCCTCCTCGCGGGTGCGGCCTGCGTCCCGGCCGCCGTCGCCGCGGTCCGGCTGCCCCCGCTGGCCTCCGTGGCCCTGCTCGACCTGATCCTCCTGGTGACGGTGACCGCCCTGACCCGGTCACACCGCCGCCTGGTGAGCAGCCTGCGGGAGGCCGCCGCGAGCTGA